Proteins encoded together in one Oceanobacillus iheyensis HTE831 window:
- a CDS encoding ROK family protein — protein sequence MRIGAIEAGGTKFVCAVGSRNGEILERSSFPTTTPDETLDQVEAFFREHQVERLGVGAFGPINLRTVSEQYGTIGNTPKMAWRNFPLLQNLRSRLEIPVFIDTDVNVASLGEYNYGVAKDAGSCLYITVGTGIGAGFVQNGNIFQGYDHSEMGHILIQKHPEDDFEGACPSHRICLEGLAAGPAIEARYGKKGMELADQNNVWELEAYYLAQAIMNYFVILSPEKIIIGGGVMKQDKLYPMIRKQFMNLLNDYIEVEDVNQLIVAPELKDNQAVKGAIALTLQD from the coding sequence ATGCGAATTGGAGCAATTGAAGCAGGTGGTACAAAATTTGTTTGTGCGGTAGGTAGTCGAAATGGTGAGATTTTAGAACGTTCCTCCTTTCCTACAACTACCCCAGATGAAACGTTAGATCAAGTAGAAGCGTTTTTTCGTGAACATCAAGTAGAACGTCTTGGGGTTGGAGCGTTTGGTCCCATAAATCTGCGCACAGTAAGTGAACAGTATGGCACAATCGGTAATACTCCCAAAATGGCCTGGCGGAATTTCCCGTTACTACAAAACTTAAGAAGTCGTCTAGAAATACCTGTTTTCATTGATACGGATGTGAATGTTGCCTCATTAGGCGAGTATAATTATGGAGTAGCTAAAGATGCTGGGAGTTGTCTTTATATTACTGTTGGAACAGGAATTGGAGCAGGTTTTGTGCAAAACGGAAACATTTTTCAAGGATACGATCATTCAGAAATGGGGCATATTCTGATTCAAAAGCATCCTGAAGATGATTTTGAAGGTGCTTGCCCTAGTCATAGGATTTGCCTAGAAGGATTAGCTGCAGGTCCAGCAATTGAGGCACGTTATGGAAAAAAAGGAATGGAATTAGCTGACCAAAATAATGTTTGGGAATTAGAAGCATATTACCTCGCACAAGCCATCATGAATTATTTTGTCATTCTTTCACCAGAAAAAATTATTATCGGCGGTGGTGTAATGAAACAAGACAAATTGTATCCGATGATTCGCAAGCAATTTATGAATCTATTAAATGATTATATCGAAGTGGAGGACGTCAATCAGCTGATTGTTGCACCAGAACTCAAGGATAATCAAGCAGTGAAAGGTGCCATCGCTCTAACATTACAAGATTAA
- a CDS encoding galactitol-1-phosphate 5-dehydrogenase → MEALNLYGIEDLRYEDTPKPMIEKDDDVIIKVKSVGICGSDTSRYKKLGPYVEGMTFGHEFAGEVIEVGKSVTNFKSGDRVVACPTFSCGNCHYCREGHPTRCVELTVIGARNPGAYAEYTKLPEGHVKILPDSIDDDTAALVEPSAVVAHGFYRASITPGSSVAIMGVGSIGLLAVQWAKIFGASKVIAIDIDDHKLKIAQELGADIVVNPMKENAEGIVKQHTDELGVDLAVESAGSPITSEQVLALPKKGGEVVFLGIPYGDITLKRYYFEKIVRNELRILGSWNALSAPFPGKEWNATLHYMSTGQLNIKPMISHRLGLQAGPEIFHQITNKLSDAVKVIFHPGK, encoded by the coding sequence TTGGAAGCTTTGAATTTATATGGTATAGAGGATTTGCGTTACGAAGATACACCAAAGCCTATGATTGAAAAAGATGATGATGTCATTATTAAAGTAAAATCGGTAGGCATTTGTGGCTCGGATACTTCTCGATATAAAAAGCTAGGACCTTACGTGGAAGGAATGACATTCGGTCACGAGTTTGCAGGTGAGGTAATAGAAGTAGGAAAAAGTGTCACAAATTTTAAATCAGGGGATCGAGTTGTGGCCTGCCCTACTTTTTCATGTGGGAACTGTCATTACTGTAGGGAAGGACACCCAACTAGATGTGTGGAACTAACTGTAATTGGAGCAAGAAATCCAGGTGCTTATGCTGAGTATACGAAACTACCAGAAGGGCATGTGAAGATTTTGCCAGATTCGATTGATGATGATACAGCAGCTCTGGTTGAGCCTTCCGCTGTAGTTGCGCATGGTTTTTACCGAGCATCAATTACACCAGGTAGTTCGGTAGCGATCATGGGTGTCGGGAGTATAGGATTGTTAGCAGTTCAATGGGCTAAAATCTTCGGCGCTAGTAAAGTGATTGCCATAGATATTGATGATCATAAATTAAAAATTGCTCAAGAACTTGGTGCGGATATTGTGGTAAATCCAATGAAAGAAAATGCTGAGGGAATTGTAAAGCAACATACCGATGAGCTTGGTGTTGACCTTGCTGTGGAATCAGCCGGATCACCTATCACAAGTGAGCAAGTACTTGCTTTACCAAAAAAAGGTGGAGAAGTGGTTTTTCTTGGCATTCCTTATGGTGATATTACACTAAAACGATATTATTTCGAAAAAATTGTTCGGAATGAACTAAGAATTCTTGGTTCATGGAATGCGTTGTCGGCACCTTTTCCAGGGAAAGAGTGGAATGCAACTTTACATTACATGAGCACCGGCCAGTTAAATATAAAACCGATGATTTCTCATCGACTCGGACTGCAAGCTGGACCAGAAATCTTCCATCAAATTACCAATAAACTCTCCGATGCGGTAAAAGTAATCTTTCATCCCGGTAAATAA
- a CDS encoding PTS sugar transporter subunit IIA yields MSELHFEEDVILLDLDVEKNEQVLERMGRNLVDLGYVKESFIPAIVEREKEFATGLPTTSVSVAIPHTDSIHVNKKTISIGILNSPVDFVIMGDDSETTPVQIVFMLAMDEAHSQLTLLQDLMKLFQDESFLQQLIVEKDRRNVKQLIENKLNLYSFKGGEL; encoded by the coding sequence ATGAGTGAATTACATTTTGAAGAAGATGTTATTTTACTAGATTTAGATGTAGAAAAAAATGAACAAGTACTAGAAAGAATGGGACGAAATCTTGTAGATCTAGGATACGTAAAGGAAAGTTTTATACCTGCAATTGTAGAACGTGAAAAAGAGTTTGCTACAGGGTTACCGACAACGAGTGTTTCGGTGGCTATCCCGCATACCGATTCCATACACGTGAACAAGAAAACGATTAGTATTGGTATCCTGAATTCTCCTGTCGACTTTGTCATTATGGGAGACGATAGCGAAACGACACCAGTACAAATTGTCTTTATGCTTGCAATGGATGAAGCCCATTCTCAATTAACACTTTTACAAGATTTAATGAAGTTATTTCAAGACGAATCATTTTTGCAACAGTTAATTGTAGAAAAGGATAGACGTAATGTGAAGCAATTAATAGAAAATAAGTTAAATTTGTATTCCTTTAAAGGAGGTGAATTGTAA
- a CDS encoding BglG family transcription antiterminator: MLGEREEQILNELIKDTSITSSKLADKYDLSRRQLGYTFQKINNWLTESQLPEIERTRKGQFIIDQSILTATVTSKVSPISNREVILSEVDRVKFLLIMILGGKEPLSLAHFTSQLSISKNTVLNDMKQAQNHLNAYQLEIQYSRKDGYQIEGDEFQARKVMIWLANDIILHSDEKEKLHEALQLEGSLLEQFHRRLERVENKLHIEFTDEKLMTMPTIFSLILRRIRKGFQIQPLSIRYDELSNTKEYQATEEILYDKSLPVPEKLFITLNLLTGSVHRNQLLIEDSIPDLVPAIDKMVRLFEKNACIIFQDREQLIDKLLQHLTPAYYRIKYKLTDAIVFESTYNEEFEQIRHLIKRALEPISEVMESKIPENEITYIVMLVSGWMHMQGESMTEKVKAIVVCPQGVSVSRLMFHQLKELFPEFVFLDSLSVREFLTYGLEYDVVFSPIALETEKNLFISKTMLRPEDKQRLRKQVMLEVYDYIPNEINVDDILKTVGQYADVNDEKQLRKELYAYIHRDENATITRQLSTSMELDLHEFIIPKHITLRESVPSFEDAIRLCAEPLLKSGHIEQHYVEAAIRHSQEDSYIAIGPHVAIPHAAPEDGVRQVGMSLLRIKNGVTYGEEGHQIKLMIMIAAVDKQQHIHALMQLMKVASSETILPKLVQANSKQYIHQLIEAYVRGS; this comes from the coding sequence GTGTTGGGAGAAAGAGAAGAGCAGATTCTTAACGAATTAATAAAAGATACAAGTATCACAAGCTCGAAATTAGCAGATAAGTACGATCTTTCTCGTCGGCAGTTAGGCTACACCTTTCAAAAAATAAATAATTGGTTAACAGAAAGTCAGTTACCAGAAATTGAGCGAACACGTAAGGGTCAATTTATTATTGATCAGTCCATACTTACTGCAACAGTGACATCAAAGGTTTCACCTATATCAAACCGTGAAGTGATTTTATCCGAAGTGGACCGAGTGAAATTCTTATTAATTATGATCCTTGGTGGTAAAGAACCATTATCATTAGCACATTTTACATCGCAGTTATCCATAAGTAAAAATACGGTTCTAAATGATATGAAACAAGCTCAGAATCATTTAAATGCTTATCAATTAGAGATTCAATATTCACGTAAAGATGGATACCAAATTGAAGGCGATGAATTTCAGGCTAGAAAAGTAATGATTTGGTTAGCGAATGACATTATTCTTCATTCCGATGAAAAGGAAAAGTTACATGAAGCATTGCAACTTGAAGGTAGTTTACTTGAACAATTCCACCGTCGTCTAGAACGAGTGGAAAATAAGCTCCATATCGAATTTACAGATGAAAAATTGATGACGATGCCAACCATTTTTTCTTTGATATTGAGACGGATTCGAAAAGGATTCCAGATTCAACCATTATCCATTCGATATGATGAATTATCCAATACAAAAGAATATCAAGCTACAGAAGAGATTTTGTATGATAAGAGTCTTCCAGTTCCAGAGAAATTATTTATTACTTTAAACTTATTAACAGGTAGTGTACATCGTAACCAACTTTTAATAGAAGACTCTATTCCAGATCTAGTACCAGCAATTGATAAAATGGTTCGGTTATTTGAGAAGAATGCCTGTATTATCTTTCAGGATCGTGAGCAGCTAATCGATAAACTATTACAGCATCTTACCCCAGCTTATTATCGAATTAAGTACAAATTAACCGATGCAATAGTATTTGAGAGCACGTATAATGAAGAATTTGAACAAATTCGACATTTGATTAAACGGGCATTAGAGCCAATTAGTGAAGTAATGGAAAGTAAGATTCCTGAAAATGAAATTACCTACATTGTTATGCTTGTCAGTGGCTGGATGCATATGCAAGGGGAAAGTATGACAGAAAAGGTAAAGGCAATTGTTGTATGCCCACAAGGAGTTTCTGTATCGAGGTTAATGTTTCATCAGTTAAAAGAACTTTTCCCAGAGTTTGTATTCTTAGATTCATTATCAGTCCGAGAATTTCTAACGTATGGGCTAGAGTACGATGTTGTTTTTTCACCAATTGCTTTAGAGACGGAGAAGAATCTGTTTATTTCAAAAACAATGCTACGTCCAGAAGATAAACAACGATTACGTAAGCAAGTGATGCTAGAAGTGTATGACTATATTCCAAACGAAATTAATGTGGATGACATATTAAAAACAGTTGGACAGTATGCGGATGTAAATGATGAAAAGCAATTAAGAAAAGAGTTATATGCATACATCCATCGAGATGAAAACGCAACAATAACAAGACAATTAAGTACTTCTATGGAGTTAGATTTACATGAATTTATAATCCCGAAACATATTACGCTCAGAGAGTCAGTTCCATCTTTTGAAGATGCAATTCGACTTTGTGCTGAACCACTACTGAAATCAGGGCATATTGAGCAACATTACGTAGAAGCTGCGATCAGACATTCTCAAGAAGATTCCTATATTGCTATCGGACCGCACGTAGCAATTCCTCATGCTGCCCCAGAAGATGGGGTACGACAGGTAGGAATGAGCTTACTTCGGATCAAAAATGGTGTGACATATGGAGAAGAGGGTCATCAAATTAAACTAATGATTATGATTGCAGCTGTTGATAAACAACAACATATACATGCTTTAATGCAATTAATGAAAGTTGCTTCATCTGAGACAATTTTACCTAAACTCGTTCAGGCTAATTCAAAGCAATATATTCATCAATTAATTGAAGCTTATGTTAGGGGCAGCTAA
- a CDS encoding PTS sugar transporter subunit IIA has product MFKNLFKIKEREPKEITVVAPITGEIIPLEEVPDPVFAQKMMGEGVAVKPANGEVISPVDGEVKLVFQTKHAIIVEAENNAEILIHIGLDTVNLEGEGFTAHVKDGDIVKVGDKLMSFDIATIEEKATSSITPIIISNTDNVREVKNIKVTEVTAGENQILQVIN; this is encoded by the coding sequence ATGTTTAAGAACTTATTTAAAATCAAAGAGAGAGAGCCAAAAGAAATTACAGTAGTTGCACCGATCACAGGGGAAATCATACCATTAGAGGAGGTTCCTGATCCAGTTTTCGCACAAAAGATGATGGGTGAGGGTGTCGCAGTGAAGCCTGCAAATGGAGAAGTAATATCTCCAGTTGACGGAGAAGTTAAACTGGTTTTTCAAACGAAACATGCAATAATTGTTGAGGCAGAGAACAATGCTGAAATTCTAATTCATATTGGACTAGATACTGTAAATCTTGAAGGAGAAGGTTTTACTGCCCATGTTAAGGATGGAGATATAGTAAAGGTCGGCGACAAATTAATGAGCTTCGATATCGCAACCATTGAAGAAAAGGCAACGAGTAGTATTACACCTATAATCATTTCAAATACTGATAATGTAAGAGAAGTTAAAAATATAAAAGTAACAGAAGTTACAGCTGGTGAGAATCAGATTTTACAAGTGATTAACTAG
- a CDS encoding Cof-type HAD-IIB family hydrolase has protein sequence MKLIAIDLDGTLLSDEGNINQVSSEAIRKRQEAGDIIAICSGRSLHDTKELTKRAGLDLPLITGNGAVTYADHKVMEHLSMQPRLVKELMEKADKEGLYYEIYTNEGIYLERDITAILEKEIDDYPNISEEDREKMRTMIATQKDQFGLKTVEDYHSINYESLDVYKVFILSFNLELLAKLNEELRNRGDVSITGAGRQKIEIAHESASKGNALRSLARYFQVPMEHTVAIGDNFNDIPMFEAAGESVAMGNAESEVKEKADITTKNYNENGVAYALDHLIK, from the coding sequence ATGAAGTTAATTGCAATCGATTTAGATGGAACATTATTGTCAGACGAAGGAAACATAAATCAAGTAAGTAGTGAAGCAATTCGAAAAAGACAAGAAGCAGGGGATATCATCGCTATTTGTTCGGGAAGATCACTACATGATACAAAAGAATTAACAAAGCGAGCAGGATTAGACTTACCCCTTATTACTGGAAATGGAGCAGTAACTTATGCGGACCATAAGGTAATGGAACATTTATCAATGCAACCTCGCCTTGTAAAGGAACTAATGGAAAAAGCAGATAAAGAAGGACTGTACTATGAAATTTATACGAACGAAGGAATCTATCTAGAAAGAGATATAACTGCTATATTAGAAAAGGAAATCGATGATTATCCGAATATTAGTGAAGAAGATCGCGAGAAAATGAGAACCATGATTGCGACACAGAAAGATCAATTTGGGCTAAAGACCGTAGAAGACTACCATTCCATTAATTATGAGTCATTGGATGTATACAAAGTATTTATATTATCATTCAACCTCGAGTTATTAGCAAAATTAAATGAAGAGTTACGAAATAGGGGAGATGTATCTATTACTGGTGCAGGTCGCCAAAAAATAGAGATTGCACATGAGAGTGCGAGTAAAGGGAATGCATTACGAAGTCTAGCAAGATATTTTCAAGTCCCGATGGAACATACAGTGGCTATCGGTGATAATTTTAATGATATCCCAATGTTTGAAGCAGCCGGTGAAAGTGTTGCGATGGGAAATGCAGAATCAGAAGTAAAAGAAAAGGCTGACATAACTACTAAAAATTACAACGAGAATGGTGTAGCATATGCGCTGGACCACTTGATAAAATAG
- a CDS encoding zinc-binding dehydrogenase — protein MKALVKTELGHGNLHIQNVEEPSVSSHQVKIKVAYAGICGSDIHTYEGHYKVAAPVTLGHEFSGRIVEVGEGVTDFKVGDRVTSETTFSICGECRYCQTGDYNLCNHRKGLGTQQNGGFTNYLIAREESLHHLPDEVDDRSASMTEPLACTYHAIQKINIKPGDLVVVLGPGPIGLLAAQVAKSYGATVMMSGLDNDKIRLDKAKEVGIDYVINIQEEDIKEKIAALTDGYGVDVVLECSGSIHAANQGLDLLRKKGSYAQVGIFPDSHVKFDMEKVIQKEIHVVGSRSQKSADWEPSLQLMKEKKVDAKALVTHEFTIDQWDEAYQAIKDGEAIKVLLKPLQD, from the coding sequence ATGAAGGCATTAGTGAAAACAGAGCTAGGGCATGGTAATCTACACATTCAAAATGTTGAAGAACCAAGCGTATCTAGTCATCAAGTGAAAATAAAAGTAGCTTATGCAGGTATTTGCGGTTCGGATATTCATACGTACGAAGGTCATTATAAAGTAGCTGCTCCGGTAACTTTAGGACATGAGTTTTCCGGTCGGATTGTAGAGGTTGGTGAAGGAGTTACCGATTTTAAAGTCGGTGATCGTGTTACTTCAGAAACAACTTTTTCTATTTGTGGAGAATGTCGCTATTGTCAAACTGGTGATTATAATTTATGCAATCATCGTAAAGGGTTAGGTACGCAGCAAAATGGTGGATTTACGAATTACTTGATTGCTAGAGAAGAAAGTCTTCACCATTTGCCCGACGAAGTGGATGATCGTTCTGCATCCATGACAGAACCATTAGCATGTACGTATCATGCTATTCAAAAAATAAATATTAAGCCAGGAGATTTAGTCGTTGTGCTTGGACCAGGTCCAATTGGTTTGTTAGCAGCTCAGGTTGCTAAAAGCTATGGAGCTACCGTCATGATGTCCGGACTCGATAATGACAAAATTCGTCTGGATAAAGCGAAAGAAGTTGGCATTGACTACGTTATCAACATTCAAGAAGAAGATATAAAGGAAAAAATTGCAGCTTTAACGGATGGTTATGGAGTGGATGTAGTATTAGAATGTTCTGGTTCGATTCATGCTGCTAATCAAGGTCTCGACTTACTACGGAAAAAAGGAAGCTACGCACAAGTAGGAATTTTTCCAGACTCACATGTGAAGTTTGATATGGAAAAAGTCATTCAAAAAGAAATACATGTTGTAGGAAGTAGAAGTCAAAAATCAGCAGATTGGGAACCATCACTTCAGTTAATGAAAGAAAAGAAAGTAGATGCAAAAGCCTTAGTAACGCATGAATTCACTATTGATCAGTGGGATGAAGCATACCAAGCGATAAAAGACGGAGAGGCAATAAAAGTACTATTAAAACCATTACAAGATTAA
- a CDS encoding tripartite tricarboxylate transporter permease has product METLMIAILLALLGSIIFTLIGLISGSDETAVLVPATLIVVLLGAPPEGVFAFFMAAVLSKHLTHAIPTALMGVPGDTTATPMLEHADFMRRIGLPHIALRKMISGGIIGAFIALPVALLFAVFLSQFGEFFQENAGIIFTLAAVLIGYFSKGRWASIILIIPLALVIQGLNLISTTILETSLSISFFLGIAIGPMLTDILLALSRSARPMITRHEKNEYKLAPEKKSWSGYFPNPFKVLTKKQTSAVAGTSFLSSLTFALSPVGMTALMGELVGSRVKGQYKKSTTSLSTMNGVTESTYIAETIIPLVAFGIPLSPVAIGPAQALFNAPPVFTTEPVNNLHTMMEPFEFLIFGLIGIIIAAIIAYPFSMNFARKATVLVLKYINQEAIIGMFIGIVALLAFYEGGIVGITVTFAMAMVGGILNRFLGVGVGVQFMVFYGSSWIVGALLGM; this is encoded by the coding sequence ATGGAGACATTAATGATAGCTATACTCCTCGCGCTGCTAGGAAGTATTATTTTTACTTTAATTGGATTGATATCTGGATCAGATGAGACAGCGGTACTCGTTCCGGCAACATTAATTGTTGTCTTATTGGGCGCTCCTCCCGAAGGTGTATTTGCATTTTTTATGGCGGCTGTGTTATCTAAGCATTTGACCCATGCAATACCAACAGCATTAATGGGAGTCCCTGGTGATACAACCGCAACACCAATGCTGGAGCACGCAGATTTTATGCGACGGATTGGGCTCCCGCATATAGCACTTCGTAAAATGATTTCAGGTGGGATTATCGGAGCATTTATCGCTTTGCCAGTTGCGCTTTTATTTGCAGTATTTTTAAGTCAATTCGGCGAGTTTTTCCAAGAAAATGCCGGGATTATTTTTACATTAGCAGCTGTATTGATAGGGTATTTTTCTAAAGGTCGATGGGCCAGTATTATTTTAATCATACCACTGGCTCTTGTTATCCAAGGACTGAACCTTATAAGCACAACGATTTTAGAAACCAGCTTATCGATAAGTTTCTTCCTTGGTATTGCAATAGGACCGATGTTGACGGATATACTATTAGCATTGTCTCGCAGTGCCCGTCCAATGATTACGAGGCATGAAAAAAATGAATATAAACTAGCTCCTGAGAAAAAATCATGGAGTGGGTATTTTCCAAATCCGTTTAAAGTATTAACAAAGAAACAAACATCTGCTGTGGCGGGAACTTCCTTTTTATCATCGTTGACATTTGCTTTAAGTCCAGTAGGGATGACCGCATTAATGGGGGAATTGGTAGGATCACGAGTGAAAGGTCAATACAAGAAGTCGACAACAAGCCTTTCTACGATGAACGGAGTAACCGAATCTACTTATATTGCGGAAACGATTATTCCGCTCGTAGCTTTTGGTATTCCATTAAGTCCCGTGGCAATCGGTCCGGCACAGGCATTATTCAATGCTCCGCCAGTCTTTACTACAGAACCAGTCAATAATTTGCATACAATGATGGAGCCATTTGAGTTTCTAATATTCGGTTTGATAGGAATTATTATTGCTGCTATTATTGCTTATCCTTTCTCTATGAACTTTGCACGAAAGGCAACGGTTCTCGTATTAAAATATATTAACCAAGAGGCAATTATCGGTATGTTCATTGGAATTGTTGCACTACTAGCCTTTTATGAAGGTGGTATTGTCGGAATTACGGTGACATTTGCAATGGCGATGGTTGGTGGTATACTAAATCGATTCCTCGGAGTAGGTGTCGGTGTGCAATTTATGGTATTCTATGGTTCGAGTTGGATTGTAGGAGCATTATTAGGAATGTAA
- the deoC gene encoding deoxyribose-phosphate aldolase → MEKRELVNIIDYTLLHPTANKADIESFLQEVVNYGFKTIFVQPYFVPFAVNWLADHDVNVGVPVGFSLGGATTHVKVEETKEAIRNGAKEIDMLVNLGALKSGDYQMVETDIAKVVEAANGLNTKVIIETALLNQEEKISVTECIIRAGADFVKTATGFNGGGATVEDVRLLNEIGKGKIQVKAAGGIKTYEDALAIIDAGATRIGSSGAIQIIRGETSTSSY, encoded by the coding sequence ATGGAAAAAAGAGAATTAGTAAATATCATTGATTATACGTTATTACATCCAACAGCAAATAAAGCTGACATAGAGAGCTTTTTGCAAGAAGTAGTCAATTATGGGTTTAAAACCATTTTTGTTCAACCATACTTTGTACCATTTGCAGTTAACTGGTTAGCTGATCATGATGTGAATGTTGGTGTTCCAGTTGGATTTTCTTTAGGTGGAGCAACTACGCATGTGAAAGTGGAAGAAACTAAAGAAGCGATTCGTAATGGGGCAAAAGAAATCGATATGCTTGTTAATTTAGGAGCTTTAAAATCAGGGGATTATCAAATGGTAGAAACTGATATTGCAAAGGTAGTAGAGGCGGCAAACGGTTTAAATACTAAAGTAATTATTGAAACAGCTCTATTGAACCAAGAAGAGAAGATAAGTGTCACGGAATGTATTATCCGTGCTGGAGCAGATTTTGTAAAAACAGCTACTGGATTTAATGGTGGTGGAGCAACGGTAGAAGATGTTCGATTATTAAATGAAATCGGTAAAGGGAAAATACAAGTTAAGGCAGCCGGAGGGATAAAGACATATGAAGATGCCTTAGCAATTATTGATGCAGGAGCAACACGAATTGGTTCTAGCGGAGCTATACAAATAATTCGAGGTGAAACATCAACAAGCTCTTATTAA
- a CDS encoding PTS sugar transporter subunit IIB — protein MKQVLVACGAGIATSTVVNNAIEELAKENNIKVDIKQIKIAEVGTYESTADLLVTTAMTKKEYSFPVINARNFLTGIGVEDTKKQILEELKK, from the coding sequence ATGAAGCAAGTACTAGTAGCATGCGGCGCAGGTATTGCAACTTCTACCGTAGTAAACAATGCAATTGAAGAATTAGCGAAAGAAAACAATATCAAAGTTGATATAAAACAAATTAAAATCGCTGAAGTAGGCACATATGAATCTACAGCGGATTTATTAGTAACAACTGCAATGACGAAGAAAGAGTATTCGTTCCCAGTTATTAATGCTCGTAATTTCTTAACAGGAATTGGTGTGGAAGATACAAAGAAACAAATTTTAGAAGAACTTAAAAAATAA
- a CDS encoding galactitol-specific PTS transporter subunit IIC gives MQGFVDFIQAFLGLGATVILPVAIFLIGLLFGQKPGKAFRSGLTIGVAFVGIFLVIDLLTLNLGPAAQGMVDRLGVNLNVIDIGWPATSSIAWASAIAAFIIPLGLAVNVVMLVTKTTKTMNVDIWNFWHYTFMGAVVYAVSDSIIQGLIAATIFQIVCLKIADWTQPMVEEFYDMPGVSVATGSTISYAPFIFVVKGLQKIPGLNKLNADPDSIQKRFGVFGDSMVIGLLLGAAIGALAGYGVGEIINIGISMAAVMVLMPRMVKILMEGLMPVSESAREWLNKHFGDREINIGLDAAVLLGHPSVIATALILTPVTVLLAVILPGNAVLPFGDLATIPFVIAFVVGAARGNIIHSVIVGTIMIAVSLYVATDIAPLFTDMATNAEINLPEGSAMVSSIDQGGNIVNWVIWRFFDLFN, from the coding sequence GTGCAAGGCTTTGTTGATTTTATTCAAGCGTTTTTAGGATTAGGTGCAACCGTAATTTTGCCAGTTGCAATTTTCTTAATAGGGCTATTGTTCGGTCAAAAACCAGGAAAAGCATTCCGGTCTGGTTTAACAATTGGTGTGGCATTTGTAGGTATTTTTCTAGTAATAGACTTATTGACGTTAAACTTAGGTCCAGCCGCTCAGGGGATGGTCGATCGCTTAGGAGTGAACTTAAATGTAATTGATATTGGATGGCCAGCAACTTCATCTATTGCATGGGCTTCAGCAATTGCAGCATTTATTATTCCTTTGGGATTAGCTGTAAACGTTGTCATGCTTGTTACTAAAACGACGAAAACGATGAACGTGGATATTTGGAACTTCTGGCATTATACATTTATGGGTGCGGTTGTATACGCTGTGTCCGATAGTATCATCCAAGGGTTAATTGCAGCGACCATTTTCCAAATCGTATGTTTGAAAATTGCAGATTGGACGCAACCAATGGTTGAAGAATTTTATGATATGCCAGGTGTATCTGTAGCAACTGGAAGCACCATTTCGTATGCCCCATTTATTTTTGTTGTAAAAGGACTTCAGAAAATTCCTGGATTAAACAAATTAAATGCAGACCCAGATTCTATTCAAAAGCGCTTTGGTGTATTTGGAGATTCGATGGTTATTGGGCTTCTACTAGGTGCAGCTATCGGGGCATTAGCTGGATATGGTGTAGGTGAGATCATTAATATAGGTATTTCCATGGCAGCGGTAATGGTATTAATGCCACGTATGGTAAAAATCTTAATGGAAGGTCTTATGCCAGTATCCGAGTCCGCACGCGAATGGTTAAATAAGCACTTTGGTGATCGTGAAATCAATATTGGTTTGGATGCTGCAGTTTTGTTAGGACATCCATCTGTAATTGCGACAGCTTTAATTTTAACACCAGTGACTGTGTTACTAGCAGTTATCCTACCGGGGAATGCAGTATTGCCATTTGGTGATCTAGCGACAATACCATTTGTTATTGCATTTGTGGTCGGTGCAGCACGAGGGAATATTATTCACTCTGTCATCGTCGGTACGATTATGATTGCTGTTTCTTTATATGTAGCGACGGATATCGCTCCATTATTCACAGATATGGCAACAAATGCAGAAATCAATTTACCTGAAGGATCTGCGATGGTATCAAGTATTGATCAAGGTGGAAATATCGTAAACTGGGTCATCTGGAGATTCTTTGATCTATTCAATTAA